Proteins co-encoded in one Armatimonadota bacterium genomic window:
- a CDS encoding RNA methyltransferase, translating into MIEIELISSIKHPAIVQARTDLAKIVGRLHKTYPVEDFDMLEQALDAGIQLKQAFFRENTQNPNLNDFVNRLSKQNIPCYRVTPGVFTRIMPLGYNTSIEALAVAEVQKLHIDNLVSHCDKHAIVLVGEKIQDPRNVGVLIRNADAWGVKFVIFGNSADAYSRASVRSTTGSIFRVPIVQSEELTQDIAKLKNLGFRIIGSSAAGETLIWQVHLTPPCAIVVGNESTGLSEDLRRQCDSIIRIPMYGKAHSLNVTVAAGILLYEATRGPKATHRLSN; encoded by the coding sequence ATGATTGAGATCGAACTAATCTCAAGCATCAAACACCCAGCAATCGTCCAAGCAAGGACAGACCTAGCCAAAATAGTTGGTCGCTTGCACAAAACCTATCCAGTTGAAGACTTCGACATGCTAGAACAAGCCCTTGATGCTGGGATTCAACTTAAACAAGCGTTTTTTCGAGAAAACACTCAAAATCCCAATCTTAATGATTTTGTCAACCGGTTAAGCAAGCAAAACATTCCTTGCTATCGAGTAACGCCCGGAGTATTCACGCGAATCATGCCCTTGGGTTATAATACCTCAATCGAAGCGCTTGCGGTTGCAGAAGTTCAAAAACTGCATATTGATAATCTAGTAAGCCATTGCGACAAGCACGCAATTGTTCTTGTTGGCGAGAAAATCCAGGACCCTCGAAACGTTGGAGTTCTAATTAGAAATGCAGACGCTTGGGGAGTCAAATTCGTAATATTTGGGAATTCCGCAGATGCTTATTCGCGTGCTAGCGTGCGATCTACCACTGGCTCAATATTTAGAGTACCCATAGTTCAGTCGGAAGAACTTACTCAAGATATTGCCAAACTAAAAAACTTGGGATTTCGCATAATTGGAAGCTCAGCGGCAGGCGAAACTCTCATATGGCAGGTTCATCTGACACCTCCATGCGCTATTGTAGTGGGCAATGAAAGCACCGGCTTATCGGAAGACCTGCGAAGGCAATGCGATAGCATAATAAGAATCCCAATGTATGGAAAAGCACATTCTCTAAACGTTACTGTTGCTGCTGGCATACTGCTTTACGAAGCAACCAGAGGACCTAAGGCTACTCACCGATTATCAAACTAA
- a CDS encoding isocitrate/isopropylmalate dehydrogenase family protein gives MAHKITLIPGDGVGPEQTAAAKRVIESLGVPIEWEIHDAGMDVMEKYGTPLPKHVLESIRRNKVALKGPITTPIGKGFRSVNVALRKELNLYACLRPCKYYPGIRSKYTDVDLVVVRENTEDLYAGVEYDLGTPEAKQIIKMAEGKIREDAAISIKPISVTGTRQIVKFAFDYALANNRKIITSVCKANIMKFTDGLFYKVARQVALAYGAQFEDPQLADGLEPDPILVKSVKGKGANLIYQERLVDNMCMQLVQKPEIYDILVLPNLYGDIISDLCAGLVGGLGVAPGANIGEDVAIFEPTHGSAPKYKGQNKVNPTALILSGMLMLRHLGEKEAADRLEKAVAAVIAEGKYVTYDMKPHRDDPTAVGTSEMADAIIRKIQGVE, from the coding sequence GTGGCACACAAAATTACCTTGATTCCAGGCGATGGAGTTGGCCCAGAACAAACTGCTGCTGCAAAGCGCGTAATTGAATCACTTGGCGTTCCCATTGAATGGGAGATTCACGACGCCGGGATGGATGTGATGGAAAAATACGGCACGCCACTTCCTAAACACGTGCTGGAGAGCATCCGCCGAAATAAAGTTGCTTTAAAAGGTCCTATTACCACCCCAATTGGCAAAGGATTTCGGTCTGTAAACGTAGCTCTGCGAAAGGAGCTCAATCTTTATGCGTGCCTTCGGCCATGCAAGTACTATCCTGGAATTCGTTCTAAGTACACAGACGTTGATTTGGTAGTCGTCAGAGAGAACACCGAAGACTTATATGCGGGCGTAGAGTATGATTTGGGCACCCCAGAAGCGAAGCAGATTATCAAAATGGCTGAAGGAAAAATCCGCGAGGATGCAGCAATCTCAATAAAACCGATTTCCGTCACCGGCACCAGGCAGATTGTCAAGTTTGCCTTTGATTATGCTCTGGCAAACAACCGAAAAATAATTACTTCGGTATGCAAAGCAAATATAATGAAGTTTACGGATGGCCTCTTCTACAAAGTAGCCAGGCAAGTTGCCCTCGCCTATGGAGCACAATTCGAGGACCCGCAACTTGCGGATGGCTTAGAACCTGATCCCATTCTTGTAAAAAGTGTAAAAGGCAAGGGAGCAAATCTTATATACCAAGAGCGACTTGTTGATAACATGTGCATGCAATTAGTCCAAAAGCCCGAAATATACGATATACTTGTGCTTCCTAACCTGTATGGAGATATCATTTCCGACCTATGCGCCGGACTAGTTGGCGGTCTTGGAGTTGCACCTGGAGCTAACATAGGTGAAGATGTGGCAATATTTGAACCAACACATGGCAGCGCTCCAAAATACAAGGGGCAAAATAAAGTAAATCCCACTGCACTCATTCTCTCGGGCATGCTTATGCTAAGACATCTTGGCGAAAAAGAAGCTGCAGACAGGCTCGAAAAAGCAGTTGCCGCTGTTATTGCAGAGGGAAAATATGTCACTTATGATATGAAGCCGCATCGCGATGATCCAACTGCGGTCGGGACGTCAGAAATGGCGGACGCAATAATCCGAAAAATCCAAGGCGTTGAGTAA
- the radC gene encoding DNA repair protein RadC: protein MGESKYNITIKDLPVDERPRERLVKYGPEVLSNAELLAIILRVGTADYSAIGLAEHMLSRFGSLKGIATASIEELSKIKGLGTAKAAQIQAMVELGKRLATTSGETRIAIRSPQDAAEVLMPELRDYPQECFKAIFLNTKGEVLRIRTITIGSLNASIITPVELFKKAISYNSKSIIVAHNHPSGDPTPSQEDINVTKRLVQAGDFVGIEVLDHLIIGDGRWVSLKERGLM, encoded by the coding sequence ATGGGGGAATCCAAATATAATATTACAATTAAGGACCTTCCCGTAGATGAACGGCCTAGGGAACGTCTAGTAAAATACGGTCCGGAAGTTTTGTCGAATGCCGAACTTCTAGCAATTATCCTCAGAGTTGGAACAGCCGACTACTCCGCCATTGGGCTCGCAGAGCATATGCTGAGCCGATTCGGAAGCCTCAAAGGAATTGCTACAGCAAGCATTGAGGAACTAAGCAAAATTAAAGGGCTTGGAACAGCCAAAGCGGCTCAGATTCAAGCGATGGTAGAATTAGGAAAGCGCCTGGCAACCACTTCGGGCGAAACACGCATAGCAATTCGGTCTCCACAGGATGCTGCAGAAGTTCTTATGCCCGAACTTCGAGATTATCCCCAAGAATGTTTCAAAGCCATATTCCTTAATACAAAAGGAGAGGTTTTAAGAATACGCACTATCACTATCGGAAGCTTGAATGCTAGCATCATCACGCCAGTCGAATTATTCAAGAAGGCAATTTCCTACAATAGCAAGTCTATAATCGTTGCTCACAATCACCCATCAGGCGACCCAACCCCTAGCCAGGAAGATATAAACGTAACCAAAAGACTCGTGCAAGCTGGCGATTTCGTAGGCATCGAGGTTCTTGACCATCTCATTATAGGTGATGGAAGATGGGTTAGTCTCAAAGAACGCGGCTTGATGTAG
- a CDS encoding pseudouridine-5'-phosphate glycosidase, producing MLKYLDISEEVSIGLRNNKPVVALESTVIAQGLPYPSNVEAALAMESVIRAAGVIPATIAVLNGKLRVGLSADEIEQIAGKQAIRKLGTRDLPLAVAFGWTGATTVSATAYIAAQAGIDVFVTGGIGGVHRNASHTFDVSSDLWELTKTSIIVVCAGAKVILDLPATLEWLETHEIPVVGYQTSEFSAFYSKRSGLPVEEVHTPEEVVEVFLTQRGLGFQNGIIVGVPPPEEAEFDAEQVVNQVLAAAYESGIRGKEVTPWLLAKIAELTNGASVDVNIKLLEANARVGAQIAKTLAASR from the coding sequence ATGCTGAAATACTTGGATATATCCGAAGAAGTAAGCATAGGCTTAAGAAACAATAAGCCCGTGGTAGCGCTAGAATCAACCGTGATTGCACAGGGTCTTCCATATCCATCAAACGTGGAGGCAGCGTTGGCTATGGAGTCAGTGATTCGTGCTGCTGGAGTCATCCCTGCTACAATTGCTGTCCTAAATGGCAAACTTCGGGTAGGTCTTAGTGCTGATGAGATTGAGCAAATTGCAGGAAAGCAAGCCATTAGGAAGCTTGGCACACGTGACTTGCCGCTAGCCGTTGCTTTCGGGTGGACTGGCGCGACGACGGTGAGTGCTACTGCTTACATTGCTGCCCAGGCTGGTATTGATGTGTTTGTTACCGGCGGCATTGGTGGTGTCCATAGGAATGCCAGCCATACTTTTGATGTTTCTTCCGATTTGTGGGAGCTCACCAAAACAAGTATTATTGTTGTCTGCGCTGGAGCGAAAGTAATCCTTGATTTACCGGCTACTCTCGAATGGCTTGAAACCCACGAAATCCCTGTTGTCGGGTATCAAACGAGTGAGTTTTCTGCATTTTACTCTAAGAGGTCCGGGTTGCCTGTTGAAGAGGTGCACACGCCTGAAGAAGTAGTTGAGGTATTTTTGACTCAGAGAGGTTTAGGGTTCCAAAATGGAATCATCGTTGGGGTGCCTCCGCCAGAGGAGGCTGAATTCGATGCAGAGCAAGTAGTAAATCAGGTCCTTGCCGCCGCCTACGAGTCGGGTATCCGCGGCAAGGAGGTTACACCATGGCTTCTTGCTAAAATTGCTGAGCTTACCAACGGAGCATCGGTTGATGTGAACATTAAGCTGTTGGAGGCTAATGCCCGCGTAGGTGCTCAGATTGCCAAGACTCTAGCTGCTTCTCGCTAA
- a CDS encoding N-acetylmannosamine-6-phosphate 2-epimerase has protein sequence MNRQATNRSVIESLKGGLIVSCQAGIGTPLHGPKFMAGMAKAAEMGGAVGIRADGPVDIRAIKEAVRLPVIGIYKIHYPDAEPYITPTYEAAEQIAAAGADIIALDATNRPHPGDTSADELISRVKQLNLPIMADISTAEEGIAAAEAGADLISTTLSGYTPYSRQTPEPDFQLIEELVKVVNVPVIAEGKIWTPEQARRALDAGAYAVVVGTAITRPWVITERFVKALKEAKP, from the coding sequence ATGAATCGGCAAGCAACCAATAGAAGTGTGATTGAATCCCTAAAAGGCGGACTGATAGTTTCGTGCCAAGCAGGTATTGGGACGCCCCTTCATGGGCCAAAATTCATGGCTGGAATGGCAAAAGCTGCCGAAATGGGTGGCGCTGTTGGCATTCGAGCTGATGGTCCGGTAGACATTAGAGCAATAAAAGAAGCAGTTCGGCTCCCAGTAATTGGCATATACAAGATTCACTACCCTGATGCCGAACCTTACATTACTCCTACCTATGAAGCCGCTGAGCAAATTGCGGCTGCTGGCGCCGACATAATAGCCCTAGATGCGACAAATAGACCACATCCAGGAGATACATCGGCAGATGAATTAATCAGCCGGGTTAAGCAACTTAACCTTCCTATAATGGCAGACATTTCTACGGCTGAAGAAGGAATTGCGGCAGCAGAGGCAGGGGCGGATTTAATTTCAACAACTCTCAGCGGCTATACGCCCTACAGCAGACAGACCCCAGAGCCTGACTTTCAACTTATAGAAGAGCTTGTCAAGGTAGTAAATGTTCCTGTTATCGCAGAGGGCAAAATATGGACTCCAGAGCAAGCTCGCAGAGCGCTTGATGCTGGTGCATACGCCGTTGTAGTCGGCACTGCAATTACGCGCCCATGGGTCATAACGGAACGGTTTGTGAAAGCACTTAAGGAGGCAAAACCTTAA
- a CDS encoding MFS transporter: MECETGESNLAQLKLFAKRGICDLRLLAFTVFCVSFGFGAYFSTFNNFAVESLGLTPIQLGRLEALREMPGFLMFAVAALTMRVAEPILAGIALLLLAVGLGAYYTVDNVNSLLFYSLIWSIGLHAWMPLQPSMALSLADEHSKAQRLGQMGAVAAFGTILGMTLVQQLGGRIGYQNIFIIAGIVVAAGALAVSFIRRDIGHAEKPRFVFKRRYSLYYLLVFLEGCRKQVFITFAIFALVRNYGTPVSVVATLMIINNIVNLLLAPSVGRLIDKIGERWVLMFCYTSLIPVFVGYATIKIPTVLYVLYCLDNFFYLGSIGLNTYLHKIAEPADVMPSLTMGVSVNHAAAVAVPLIGGTLWSKLGYQATFLGGAFVVAISVLVVFRMRVPKTADG; this comes from the coding sequence ATGGAATGCGAAACTGGTGAGAGCAATCTCGCTCAACTTAAATTATTTGCCAAGCGGGGCATATGCGATCTTCGCCTGCTTGCATTTACGGTATTTTGCGTATCTTTTGGCTTTGGAGCATATTTTTCCACCTTCAACAACTTTGCCGTTGAGTCACTCGGTTTGACCCCAATTCAACTAGGCAGACTCGAAGCGCTTCGTGAAATGCCTGGTTTCCTAATGTTTGCTGTTGCAGCTCTTACAATGCGAGTGGCTGAACCTATTCTTGCTGGAATTGCGCTTTTATTATTGGCGGTTGGACTCGGGGCATACTATACAGTTGACAACGTTAATTCACTCCTTTTTTATTCGCTGATATGGAGCATTGGATTGCATGCATGGATGCCGCTTCAACCTTCTATGGCTTTAAGCTTAGCTGATGAGCACAGCAAAGCTCAGCGCCTTGGTCAGATGGGTGCAGTTGCGGCATTTGGTACAATTCTAGGAATGACGTTAGTTCAGCAGCTTGGCGGGCGAATAGGATATCAAAACATTTTTATCATAGCTGGTATTGTTGTCGCGGCTGGAGCTTTAGCGGTTTCGTTTATTCGCAGGGACATCGGCCATGCGGAAAAGCCAAGATTTGTTTTTAAGCGACGATATTCCTTGTATTACCTTCTTGTTTTTCTCGAGGGCTGTCGGAAGCAAGTCTTCATCACGTTTGCAATATTTGCCTTAGTGCGAAACTACGGCACACCAGTCAGCGTAGTTGCAACACTTATGATAATCAACAATATAGTTAACCTTCTCCTAGCGCCCAGTGTTGGCCGTTTGATTGACAAAATCGGGGAGCGGTGGGTGTTAATGTTCTGTTATACCAGCTTGATTCCTGTATTTGTTGGTTATGCAACGATAAAGATTCCCACGGTTCTTTATGTCCTTTATTGCCTTGACAATTTCTTTTATTTAGGTAGCATTGGCTTGAATACCTATCTTCATAAAATCGCAGAACCTGCTGATGTGATGCCAAGTCTGACAATGGGCGTTTCGGTAAATCATGCCGCAGCGGTGGCAGTGCCTTTAATTGGTGGTACGCTTTGGTCAAAATTGGGTTATCAAGCTACCTTTTTGGGCGGCGCATTTGTTGTTGCGATTTCGGTATTGGTGGTGTTCAGGATGCGCGTACCAAAGACGGCCGACGGATAA
- a CDS encoding L-lactate dehydrogenase yields MKVSIIGGAGRVGSNTAYALQIGGLVKEIAIVDVAEDIAKGEALDLRHGASVAGSQKIYSGGYEVVGGSDIVIITAGLRRKPEESRLELINRNVVLFKNILGEIQKVDLLPKTIVLVVSNPVDILTYLAVNTLQLAANQVIGLGTVLDTIRFRSLLAEHFGVDPTNVNALILGEHGDSMVPIWSSATINGVPLRSFPTYDAKAVKTIFEYTKKSGAEVIRLKGGAGYAVGLAVKTVIDAIILDKKAVLPVSSLMQGFMGINNVCFSVPTIIGRGGAEKQIEISLTKSEAAALNRSADVLKETLKQLC; encoded by the coding sequence ATGAAAGTAAGCATTATTGGTGGTGCTGGCCGAGTTGGATCAAATACAGCCTATGCTTTGCAAATCGGTGGTTTGGTAAAAGAGATAGCGATTGTTGATGTGGCAGAGGATATTGCAAAAGGAGAAGCGCTCGATTTGCGCCATGGTGCGTCTGTTGCAGGCTCGCAGAAAATCTATTCAGGTGGATATGAGGTTGTAGGCGGCTCAGACATAGTAATAATTACCGCGGGCCTTCGACGAAAACCCGAGGAAAGTCGGTTGGAACTAATTAATCGAAACGTGGTTTTGTTTAAAAATATCTTAGGAGAAATACAAAAGGTCGACCTGCTGCCAAAAACAATCGTACTTGTTGTTTCAAACCCCGTGGATATCCTAACATATTTAGCTGTAAACACGCTACAACTGGCCGCGAATCAGGTCATCGGCCTGGGAACGGTATTAGATACAATACGCTTTCGTTCGCTTCTCGCAGAACATTTTGGTGTGGATCCAACTAATGTGAATGCTTTAATTCTTGGCGAACACGGCGACAGCATGGTGCCTATATGGAGTTCGGCTACAATTAACGGTGTTCCTTTGAGAAGTTTTCCCACTTACGACGCGAAAGCTGTAAAAACCATTTTTGAATATACGAAGAAAAGCGGTGCTGAAGTAATACGATTAAAAGGTGGGGCAGGTTATGCAGTTGGTTTAGCTGTCAAAACTGTTATTGACGCAATAATTCTAGATAAGAAGGCAGTATTGCCTGTCTCGTCGCTGATGCAGGGATTTATGGGTATTAACAATGTGTGCTTCAGTGTTCCCACTATCATTGGCCGAGGTGGAGCGGAAAAGCAAATAGAGATTAGCCTAACAAAGTCTGAGGCAGCAGCGCTAAACCGGTCCGCGGATGTACTTAAGGAAACGCTGAAGCAACTTTGCTAG
- a CDS encoding nitroreductase family protein — MDLFDAIRGRRSIRKFKPDSVLEEDMRRMIEAATLAPSAGNKQMWKFVAVLNKQVLKRMADAVRKKLDEFASLPEGNSYKDQLEAAKKWSAFFEEAPVTIVVLGERYRSTIDEIMEKRGASLLEIDELRQRPDIQSIGAAIQNLCLAAYAMGYGTCWMSAPCVAGSEIKEILGIRPPWEVIALVPVGIADELPAMRPRKPLEEVLEFIR; from the coding sequence ATGGACTTGTTTGATGCCATTCGAGGCCGTAGAAGCATACGAAAGTTCAAGCCTGATTCGGTGCTTGAAGAAGACATGCGACGGATGATTGAGGCCGCCACGCTTGCACCGAGTGCTGGCAATAAGCAAATGTGGAAGTTTGTTGCTGTTTTGAATAAGCAAGTTCTTAAACGAATGGCTGACGCGGTTCGGAAAAAGTTAGACGAGTTTGCATCCTTACCAGAGGGGAATTCTTATAAGGACCAGCTTGAGGCAGCAAAGAAATGGAGTGCTTTTTTTGAAGAAGCTCCAGTCACAATCGTTGTTCTTGGCGAAAGATACCGGTCAACAATAGATGAAATTATGGAAAAGCGAGGGGCTAGCCTGTTGGAGATTGACGAGCTTCGACAAAGACCGGACATCCAAAGTATTGGAGCCGCAATTCAAAACCTATGTTTGGCTGCTTATGCAATGGGCTATGGCACGTGTTGGATGTCGGCGCCATGCGTGGCAGGGTCGGAAATCAAAGAAATATTGGGCATAAGACCGCCATGGGAGGTAATCGCGCTTGTCCCGGTTGGTATTGCGGACGAATTGCCAGCAATGCGCCCTAGAAAGCCTTTGGAAGAAGTTCTGGAGTTCATTAGATAG
- a CDS encoding fumarate hydratase, with product MREIHVSKIAEAVAELCVRSNYELGDDVYQALKDAMEVEDSPIARDILAQLIENADIARRENMPICQDTGYAVVLIELGQDVHIVGGLLSDAVNAGVAKGYTEGYLRKSIVAHPLERKNTGDNTPAVIYTDIVAGDRLRIMLAPKGGGSENMSAVRMMKPSDGIEGVKQFVVETVKAAGPNPCPPLIIGVGIGGTMDKAAVLAKKALFRRVGEHNANPSDASLEKELLSLVNETGIGPGGFGGRTTALAVNVETYPCHIASLPVAINIQCHAARHKEIII from the coding sequence ATGCGAGAAATACACGTTTCAAAGATAGCAGAAGCTGTTGCTGAACTGTGCGTCAGATCGAACTATGAGCTTGGTGATGACGTCTATCAGGCATTGAAAGATGCCATGGAGGTTGAGGATTCTCCCATTGCTAGGGATATCCTTGCCCAACTGATTGAGAACGCCGATATTGCCCGGCGAGAGAACATGCCTATTTGTCAGGACACTGGTTATGCAGTTGTTCTTATCGAGCTTGGCCAAGATGTGCACATAGTAGGAGGTCTCTTATCCGATGCGGTAAATGCGGGTGTGGCTAAGGGATATACTGAGGGCTATCTACGCAAATCCATTGTTGCTCATCCGTTAGAACGAAAAAATACAGGCGACAATACGCCCGCCGTGATTTACACTGATATTGTTGCTGGTGACCGTCTTAGAATTATGCTTGCGCCAAAAGGCGGAGGCAGCGAAAATATGAGCGCAGTTCGAATGATGAAGCCTTCCGATGGCATCGAGGGTGTTAAGCAATTTGTTGTGGAGACCGTAAAGGCCGCTGGTCCGAATCCATGCCCGCCGCTTATAATTGGCGTCGGCATAGGAGGGACGATGGATAAAGCTGCCGTTCTCGCGAAAAAGGCGCTGTTCAGAAGGGTAGGGGAACATAATGCGAATCCTTCAGATGCGAGTCTGGAGAAAGAGCTGTTAAGCCTCGTGAACGAAACTGGTATCGGTCCGGGAGGATTTGGCGGGAGGACTACTGCGTTGGCTGTTAATGTGGAAACATACCCTTGCCATATTGCTAGCCTGCCAGTCGCCATAAATATTCAATGTCACGCGGCGCGTCACAAGGAAATTATTATTTAG
- a CDS encoding methyltransferase domain-containing protein, producing the protein MEQAKFDHGHECPYVGKGGLKLKFALDYFGIDVSGLICADLGCNVGGFTDCLLQAGAAKVYAVDTSYGILAWKLRTDERVIVCERTNALFWTPNDALSLVVSDLGWTKQEQALRAICRMIKPGGEILSLVKPQYEAPKSWLVKGVLPEKHLSAILELARSKIPGELVLLAEVRSPYLGAGGNIEYWWRLKR; encoded by the coding sequence GTGGAGCAGGCAAAATTTGACCATGGGCATGAATGTCCGTACGTAGGAAAAGGCGGTCTCAAACTTAAGTTTGCTCTTGATTATTTTGGGATAGATGTAAGCGGATTGATTTGTGCTGACCTTGGGTGCAATGTTGGCGGTTTTACCGATTGTCTGCTTCAGGCTGGTGCCGCTAAAGTATATGCTGTTGATACTTCGTATGGAATTTTAGCATGGAAACTCCGAACCGATGAGCGGGTAATAGTTTGCGAAAGGACAAACGCGCTATTTTGGACGCCAAATGACGCATTAAGCCTGGTTGTTAGCGACCTTGGTTGGACAAAACAGGAACAAGCGCTAAGGGCAATTTGCCGAATGATTAAACCCGGCGGTGAAATTCTATCGCTCGTCAAGCCGCAATATGAAGCGCCGAAGTCTTGGCTTGTGAAAGGTGTTTTACCAGAAAAGCACCTATCTGCAATTTTGGAACTAGCTCGCTCAAAAATCCCTGGTGAACTTGTTCTACTGGCCGAGGTTCGCTCGCCATACCTCGGCGCAGGCGGAAATATTGAGTATTGGTGGAGATTGAAGAGGTAG
- a CDS encoding MBL fold metallo-hydrolase, translated as MKIQWLGHSCFLLVASDGTKIIMDPYESNAFGGGLKYERIKIVPDIVTVSHSHADHGYVEGLPNHFEVVSDIGEKQIRGIYIKGVKSYHDKERGTVRGNNIIFVVDVDGIRICHLGDLGHVLSADQVHEIGAVDILLIPVGGYYTIGPEEASAVVEQLNPKVVIPMHFKTPKVEFPIVGVDEFLRGKQNVRRFDSSEFEITKDTLPAERQIVVLKYAL; from the coding sequence ATGAAAATCCAGTGGTTAGGTCATTCGTGTTTTCTGCTTGTTGCGTCAGATGGGACAAAAATTATAATGGACCCTTATGAATCAAATGCATTTGGCGGCGGGCTCAAGTATGAGCGAATCAAAATCGTTCCTGACATTGTAACTGTATCTCATTCTCATGCTGACCATGGCTATGTCGAGGGCCTGCCAAACCATTTTGAAGTAGTTTCTGACATCGGTGAAAAGCAAATCAGGGGAATCTATATAAAGGGCGTTAAGTCATATCACGACAAAGAGCGAGGTACCGTAAGGGGAAATAATATTATATTCGTTGTTGATGTTGATGGTATCCGGATATGCCATCTTGGAGATTTGGGTCATGTGCTTTCTGCCGACCAAGTTCATGAAATTGGAGCTGTTGACATCCTCCTTATTCCTGTAGGTGGCTATTACACGATTGGCCCCGAGGAAGCATCTGCTGTTGTGGAGCAACTAAATCCAAAGGTTGTTATTCCAATGCATTTTAAGACGCCAAAGGTGGAATTTCCAATCGTAGGGGTGGATGAATTTCTTAGGGGCAAGCAAAACGTTAGACGTTTCGATTCGTCGGAGTTTGAGATAACAAAAGATACACTTCCTGCAGAACGACAGATTGTTGTCCTCAAATATGCATTGTAG
- a CDS encoding Fe-S-containing hydro-lyase produces MSRGASQGNYYLGIQLEEPIKINTPLNDDKIASLRSGTRVLLTGVVYTGRDAAHKRLFELLQHGKSLPIDICGQVIYYVGPTPAKPGCVIGSAGPTTSGRMDAYTPALIACGLKGMIGKGVRSQAVKDAVKKYGAVYFGATGGAGALLAQRIKKAEVVAYEDLGPEAIFRLEVEDFPLIVINDIYGGDLYKRLKIG; encoded by the coding sequence ATGTCACGCGGCGCGTCACAAGGAAATTATTATTTAGGGATTCAGTTGGAAGAGCCTATTAAGATTAATACGCCGTTAAATGATGATAAAATTGCCAGCCTGCGCTCGGGTACTAGGGTGCTTCTAACTGGTGTGGTCTATACTGGTAGGGATGCCGCGCACAAGAGACTTTTCGAACTTCTCCAACATGGAAAATCCTTGCCAATTGATATTTGCGGGCAAGTAATCTATTACGTCGGGCCAACTCCTGCAAAACCAGGATGTGTAATTGGCTCGGCGGGTCCAACAACGAGTGGGCGTATGGATGCGTACACACCGGCGCTCATTGCTTGTGGTCTCAAGGGGATGATTGGAAAAGGAGTTCGGAGCCAGGCTGTAAAGGATGCCGTGAAGAAATATGGCGCCGTCTACTTTGGGGCAACTGGCGGAGCAGGTGCACTGCTTGCGCAACGAATAAAAAAGGCCGAGGTTGTTGCTTATGAAGACCTCGGCCCTGAAGCCATTTTCCGCCTCGAAGTCGAAGATTTTCCCTTAATCGTTATTAATGACATCTACGGCGGAGACTTATATAAAAGGTTGAAAATTGGCTAA